One genomic window of Candidatus Cloacimonadota bacterium includes the following:
- a CDS encoding ABC transporter permease has product MKINPAKFYKGMNLTIFSLMMVFLYIPILILIIFSFNDSRIITGWQGFTFKYYIQLFQNAAIGEAFRNTMLIAGLSTLISTTLGILTALGLENKRFSGRKGLIGLIYIPLMIPDILMGVSLALLFNFTRVNTGMFTVLIAHITFCISYTVIVIQSRLEGFDYSLVEAAQDLGAKPSYIFWKIKFPLMMPGIIAAALLAFTLSIDDFIITFFTSGRGFDTLPIYVEGTIRRGTITTINSLSTLMIAFTLFLVIVTKRIRKIIVSSL; this is encoded by the coding sequence ATGAAGATCAATCCCGCAAAGTTCTATAAAGGTATGAATCTCACTATCTTCAGCCTGATGATGGTATTCTTGTATATCCCCATCCTCATCCTGATCATTTTTAGCTTTAACGATTCCCGCATCATCACCGGTTGGCAGGGTTTTACCTTCAAGTATTACATCCAGCTTTTCCAAAATGCCGCCATCGGTGAAGCTTTCCGCAACACCATGCTGATTGCCGGCCTTAGCACTTTGATCTCCACAACTCTGGGTATCCTTACCGCCCTGGGATTGGAAAACAAACGTTTCAGTGGACGTAAGGGGCTTATCGGCCTCATCTACATACCCCTGATGATACCTGACATCCTGATGGGTGTATCCCTGGCTTTGCTGTTCAATTTTACCAGAGTAAATACCGGGATGTTCACCGTCTTGATTGCACATATCACTTTCTGCATATCCTACACCGTGATCGTGATCCAGAGTCGTCTGGAAGGCTTTGATTACTCATTGGTGGAGGCAGCACAAGATCTGGGTGCAAAACCATCATACATCTTTTGGAAGATCAAGTTTCCGCTGATGATGCCAGGTATCATTGCTGCGGCACTGCTGGCTTTTACTCTGTCCATAGACGATTTTATCATTACTTTCTTCACTTCAGGACGCGGCTTTGATACTTTACCTATCTATGTGGAAGGCACCATTCGCCGGGGAACCATTACCACCATCAACTCCCTGTCCACATTGATGATAGCCTTCACTCTCTTCCTGGTGATTGTTACAAAGCGGATCCGTAAGATCATAGTCTCTTCTTTGTAA
- a CDS encoding ABC transporter permease produces MHSSPQSRQDRRKNLSSWLLSLPTLIWLTCFFLIPYLIVVIYSFLSPDIYDVKFEVSLDAYRQIFSGDYLRPFLLSFRLAIYTTLLCILMGFPVAYFIARAKEKTRNLLLIFIIIPFWTNLIIRIFSWRIFLAYNGVMNDILMNIGIISQPLEILRTDLAVILVMVYVYLPYMILPLYSVLEKLDFTLLNAAMDLGANEVKAFFSITLPLALGGIFAGTLLVFIPSLGAYLIPQLVGNQQSLYVGQVITYKIKNIPRNWPMASALSLTLLLIVAIMLLIMYGLYRRHQKRSLWQ; encoded by the coding sequence ATGCATTCCAGTCCCCAGAGCCGGCAGGATCGACGCAAGAACCTCAGCAGTTGGCTCTTAAGTCTGCCTACGCTGATTTGGCTAACCTGTTTCTTTTTGATTCCTTATCTCATCGTAGTCATCTATAGTTTCCTGAGTCCGGATATCTACGATGTGAAGTTTGAGGTATCTCTGGATGCCTACCGGCAGATCTTTAGCGGAGATTATCTACGTCCCTTTCTGCTGTCATTTCGTCTGGCAATCTACACTACTCTGCTCTGTATCCTGATGGGTTTTCCTGTGGCATACTTCATTGCCAGAGCAAAGGAGAAGACCCGCAATCTACTCCTGATCTTCATCATCATTCCCTTTTGGACCAATCTCATCATCCGCATCTTTTCCTGGCGCATTTTCCTGGCTTACAATGGAGTGATGAACGACATCCTGATGAACATTGGCATCATCTCGCAACCTTTGGAGATTTTACGAACTGATCTGGCGGTAATCCTGGTGATGGTCTATGTGTATCTGCCCTATATGATTTTGCCGCTGTATAGCGTGCTGGAAAAGCTGGATTTCACTTTGTTGAATGCCGCTATGGATCTGGGTGCGAACGAAGTGAAAGCCTTTTTCAGCATCACACTGCCTTTGGCGTTGGGAGGCATATTTGCCGGTACTCTTCTGGTCTTTATCCCTTCGTTGGGAGCCTATCTGATTCCGCAACTGGTGGGCAATCAGCAGTCTTTATATGTGGGGCAGGTAATTACATACAAGATCAAGAATATTCCCCGCAATTGGCCTATGGCTTCAGCGCTTTCGCTCACTCTTCTCCTGATAGTTGCCATCATGCTACTCATCATGTATGGGCTTTACCGCCGGCATCAGAAACGGAGTCTATGGCAATGA